One window of Microbacterium sp. 1S1 genomic DNA carries:
- a CDS encoding ABC transporter permease, with product MKAVLGRALGLAASVVVVLWGAATVAFLAFRVIPGDPVSVMLGPQAQVSEAVKDGIRADLGLDRPPLEQYISFIGQLARGDFGESYQLRLPVSEVIGRQLGATVQLSALALVIAVVLALAVTVLVRGHVGRTIAAGIELVVLSSPVFWIGLLLLSVFAFGLGWFPVSGARNPATIVLPAVTLALPVGALLSQVLRDGLMQAERLPFAETVRARGAGPTWFTLRHGVRHGAASAVTLAAYLTGSVLGGAVLVETVFARPGLGRVTLAAINDRDLPVLTGIILLSALVFVVINVVVELVHPLIDPRVADTRAGAVR from the coding sequence GTGAAGGCGGTGCTCGGCCGCGCGCTCGGGCTCGCCGCCTCGGTGGTCGTGGTGCTCTGGGGGGCGGCCACCGTCGCATTCCTGGCGTTCCGGGTGATCCCCGGCGACCCGGTGTCGGTGATGCTGGGGCCGCAGGCGCAGGTGAGTGAGGCCGTCAAGGACGGCATCCGCGCGGACCTGGGACTCGATCGCCCGCCGCTCGAGCAGTACATCTCCTTCATCGGGCAGCTCGCACGGGGAGACTTCGGCGAGTCGTACCAACTGCGCCTCCCCGTTTCCGAGGTCATCGGACGGCAGCTCGGCGCGACCGTGCAGCTCTCGGCTCTCGCGCTGGTGATCGCCGTCGTCCTCGCCCTCGCGGTGACGGTGCTCGTGCGGGGACATGTCGGGCGCACCATCGCCGCAGGGATCGAGCTCGTGGTGCTCTCGTCGCCCGTGTTCTGGATCGGGCTGCTGCTGCTGAGCGTCTTCGCCTTCGGACTGGGCTGGTTCCCTGTCTCGGGCGCACGCAACCCCGCGACCATCGTGTTGCCGGCCGTCACCCTCGCCCTCCCCGTGGGGGCGCTGCTGAGCCAGGTGCTCCGGGACGGCCTGATGCAGGCGGAGCGGCTGCCGTTCGCGGAGACGGTCCGTGCACGGGGAGCAGGGCCGACCTGGTTCACCCTGCGGCACGGGGTGCGGCACGGGGCCGCATCAGCGGTCACCCTCGCCGCCTACCTCACCGGTTCGGTCCTCGGGGGCGCGGTTCTCGTCGAGACCGTCTTCGCGCGCCCCGGTCTCGGCCGGGTCACCCTCGCCGCCATCAACGACCGCGACCTGCCGGTCCTCACCGGGATCATCCTGCTGAGTGCCCTCGTCTTCGTCGTCATCAACGTGGTGGTGGAGCTCGTGCATCCACTGATCGACCCCCGCGTGGCGGACACCCGGGCGGGAGCCGTCCGATGA
- a CDS encoding DUF4233 domain-containing protein, translating into MSAAGAPRRPRAPRTLVQKLAPVVLGFEAIVVFLVGLTIFGLKALPPGIEQWWGIVGGAVVAVACVVIAGMITKPWAIAAGWVVQIVVALSAIAVPAVLLVVLIFGGMWAYATIMGARLDARRPSESSTAQNADTESE; encoded by the coding sequence ATGAGTGCCGCTGGCGCACCGCGTCGGCCCCGTGCTCCACGCACTCTCGTCCAGAAGCTCGCCCCGGTGGTGCTCGGGTTCGAGGCGATCGTGGTCTTCCTCGTCGGGCTCACGATCTTCGGTCTGAAGGCGCTGCCGCCGGGCATCGAGCAGTGGTGGGGGATCGTGGGCGGAGCCGTCGTCGCCGTGGCGTGCGTCGTCATCGCCGGGATGATCACGAAGCCGTGGGCGATCGCCGCGGGCTGGGTCGTCCAGATCGTCGTGGCCCTCTCGGCCATCGCCGTCCCCGCGGTGCTTCTCGTCGTCCTGATTTTCGGCGGCATGTGGGCGTATGCGACCATCATGGGGGCTCGTCTGGACGCACGACGCCCGAGCGAGTCCTCGACCGCGCAGAACGCAGACACAGAGAGTGAATGA
- the ndk gene encoding nucleoside-diphosphate kinase — translation MATEETLVLVKPDGVARGLTGAILARIEAKGYALVDIRLVEPDRDLLAAHYAEHEGKPFYEPLLEFMMSGPSVAIRLAGNRVIEGFRSLAGTTDPTTAAPGTIRGDFGRDWGLKVQQNLVHGSDSPESAARELGIWFD, via the coding sequence ATGGCCACCGAAGAAACCCTCGTCCTCGTCAAGCCGGACGGTGTCGCCCGCGGCCTCACCGGAGCGATCCTGGCCCGCATCGAGGCGAAGGGCTACGCGCTCGTCGACATCCGTCTCGTCGAGCCCGACCGCGATCTCCTCGCCGCGCACTACGCCGAGCACGAGGGCAAGCCGTTCTACGAGCCCCTCCTCGAATTCATGATGTCCGGTCCTTCGGTGGCGATCCGGCTCGCCGGCAACCGCGTCATCGAGGGTTTCCGCTCCCTCGCCGGCACGACCGACCCGACGACCGCCGCTCCCGGCACGATCCGCGGCGACTTCGGCCGCGACTGGGGCCTGAAGGTGCAGCAGAACCTCGTGCACGGCTCGGACAGCCCCGAGTCGGCCGCGCGCGAACTGGGGATCTGGTTCGACTGA
- a CDS encoding ABC transporter permease, which produces MSRGQRILLALAASLLAVVALAALWPGLLATHDPLQTEVRAALLPPSGEHLFGTDQSGRDVYSRVVFGAGRSVGIGLLATAAALVAGLLVGAIAGTSPRGVDVTLMRINDVLMAFPEFLVALVVVAVLGPGPVNIAIAVTLAAAPVYVRLARVQTRTLRVAEHVEAARILGVPPVRAFRRHVVPGVLGSLSVLATIGIGSSILAAAGLSFLGLGPSEPTPEWGLMLAGGRNVLGQAWWVSVFPGIAITLTVICATVIGRILRARADGRDA; this is translated from the coding sequence ATGAGTCGAGGGCAGCGGATCCTGCTGGCGCTTGCGGCGAGCCTGCTGGCGGTCGTCGCGCTCGCCGCGCTGTGGCCGGGACTGCTCGCCACGCACGATCCGTTGCAGACCGAGGTTCGCGCCGCCCTCCTGCCGCCGAGCGGCGAACACCTCTTCGGCACTGACCAGAGTGGCCGCGACGTGTACTCCCGTGTGGTCTTCGGCGCCGGGCGCTCGGTCGGCATCGGGCTGCTCGCCACCGCGGCCGCCCTCGTCGCGGGCCTGCTCGTGGGGGCGATCGCCGGTACGTCTCCGCGGGGTGTCGACGTCACGCTCATGCGCATCAACGACGTGCTCATGGCGTTCCCCGAGTTCCTCGTGGCGCTGGTCGTCGTGGCCGTCCTGGGGCCGGGACCCGTGAACATCGCGATCGCGGTGACGCTGGCCGCGGCTCCGGTGTACGTCCGGCTCGCCCGCGTGCAGACACGCACGCTGCGTGTGGCCGAGCACGTCGAGGCCGCACGCATCCTCGGTGTGCCGCCGGTGCGGGCGTTCCGGAGGCACGTCGTTCCGGGGGTCCTGGGATCGTTGAGCGTTCTGGCGACCATCGGCATCGGGTCGAGCATCCTCGCCGCCGCCGGACTGAGCTTCCTGGGCCTCGGACCGTCCGAGCCGACCCCGGAGTGGGGGCTCATGCTCGCGGGCGGTCGCAATGTCCTCGGACAGGCGTGGTGGGTGTCCGTCTTCCCCGGTATCGCGATCACGCTGACGGTGATCTGCGCGACGGTGATCGGACGGATCCTCCGGGCCCGGGCGGACGGGAGGGACGCATGA
- a CDS encoding bifunctional folylpolyglutamate synthase/dihydrofolate synthase, which produces MSARDRADAVYETLLSRAGERWVQPRKERTARILEYLDDPQRTYRVIHITGTNGKTSTARMIESLLRAHDLRTGLFTSPHLERFTERIMIDGEPIADEAVADAWDEIEPFVAIVDAELEAAGEAPLTFFELLTVLAFVAVADAPVDVLVLEVGMGGEWDSTNTADGDVAVFAPIDIDHADRLGGTIAEIAQVKAGIIKEGAAVVSAQQPPEAAAVLRRVAAERHATIAFEGEDFGLAEQKLAVGGQLLTIRGLAGQYEEEYLPLYGAHQGHNAALAVAAVESLIGGAGQAIAGGVISDGLQGSTSPGRLQLLGIAPTVIVDAAHNPHGAAALAQALDDSFDFDEWGLVLGVLADKDAAGIVARLAPVAAHVFATAPESDRASDADLIADLVEQSGQRATVHSSLADAADAAREWAAASDRRAVVIAGSVVLAGEAIALSEEEDWKSGWRA; this is translated from the coding sequence ATGAGTGCGAGAGACCGGGCCGACGCCGTCTACGAGACGCTGCTGAGCCGCGCGGGGGAACGCTGGGTGCAGCCGCGCAAGGAGCGGACCGCGCGGATCCTCGAGTACCTCGACGATCCGCAGCGCACGTACCGGGTCATCCACATCACCGGCACCAACGGCAAGACGTCGACCGCGCGGATGATCGAAAGCCTGCTGCGGGCGCACGACCTGCGAACCGGCCTGTTCACGAGTCCGCACCTGGAGCGGTTCACCGAGCGCATCATGATCGACGGGGAACCGATCGCGGACGAGGCCGTGGCCGACGCCTGGGACGAGATCGAGCCGTTCGTGGCGATCGTCGACGCCGAGCTCGAGGCGGCGGGGGAGGCTCCGCTGACGTTCTTCGAGCTGCTGACGGTGCTCGCTTTCGTCGCCGTCGCCGATGCGCCCGTCGACGTGCTCGTCCTCGAAGTCGGCATGGGCGGAGAGTGGGACTCGACGAACACGGCCGACGGTGACGTCGCTGTGTTCGCCCCCATCGACATCGATCATGCCGACCGCCTGGGGGGCACCATCGCCGAGATCGCCCAGGTCAAGGCCGGCATCATCAAGGAGGGCGCTGCCGTGGTCTCCGCCCAGCAGCCGCCCGAGGCCGCCGCCGTGCTGCGCCGCGTCGCGGCCGAGCGTCATGCCACGATCGCCTTCGAGGGCGAGGACTTCGGACTCGCCGAGCAGAAGCTCGCCGTCGGCGGTCAGCTCCTGACGATCCGCGGGCTCGCGGGGCAGTACGAGGAGGAGTACCTGCCGCTGTACGGCGCCCACCAGGGACACAACGCCGCCCTCGCGGTCGCCGCCGTCGAGTCGCTCATCGGCGGCGCGGGGCAGGCCATCGCAGGGGGAGTCATCTCGGACGGGCTCCAGGGCAGCACCTCTCCGGGGCGCCTGCAACTCCTGGGCATCGCGCCGACGGTCATCGTCGACGCGGCGCACAATCCGCACGGTGCCGCTGCGCTCGCCCAAGCGCTGGACGACAGCTTCGACTTCGACGAGTGGGGCCTCGTGCTCGGCGTCCTTGCAGACAAGGACGCGGCGGGAATCGTCGCCCGTCTCGCCCCCGTGGCCGCTCACGTGTTCGCAACGGCGCCCGAGTCCGACCGCGCGAGCGACGCGGATCTCATCGCCGACCTGGTCGAGCAGAGCGGGCAGCGTGCCACGGTCCACTCCTCGCTCGCGGACGCCGCGGACGCTGCGCGCGAGTGGGCCGCCGCGTCGGACAGGCGGGCGGTGGTCATCGCCGGCTCCGTCGTCCTCGCCGGGGAGGCGATCGCGCTCTCGGAGGAGGAGGATTGGAAGTCGGGGTGGCGCGCATGA
- the ileS gene encoding isoleucine--tRNA ligase has product MTYPRSSFGPAADQAATVAPSPRFPQIEEEVLDFWKTDDTFRASIEQREGAPEWVFYDGPPFANGLPHYGHLLTGYAKDVFPRFQTMIGHKVDRVFGWDTHGLPAELEAMKQLGITEKSEIEEMGIDVFNEKARSSVLKYTREWEDYVTRQARWVDFERGYKTLDLGYMESVLWAFKTLYDKGLAYEGYRVLPYCWRDETPLSAHELRMDDDVYQMRQDPSVTVTFPLTGAKAEALGLTGVRALAWTTTPWTLPTNLALAVGPDIEYVVLPAGPAGASDVHQGRALPSADQLAVEASAHRYLLAKDLLGGYAKDLGYESAEDALAAVDATLRGSDLADVTYDRLFDYYADEETYGTANAWRILVDDYVTTTDGTGIVHQAPAYGEDDQRVAGAAGIPTILSLDDGGRFLPNVTDVAGELWMDANTPLVRIIRDNGRLVRLHSYEHSYPHCWRCRNPLIYKAVSSWFIRVTDIKDDLLANNEQITWVPENVKEGQFGKWLEGARDWSISRNRYWGSPIPIWKSDDPEYPRVDAYGSLEELERDFGTLPRNPEGEVDLHRPYIDHLTRPNPDDPTGKSTMRRIGDVFDVWFDSGSMPYAQVHYPFENQEWFDSHSPADFIVEYIGQTRGWFYVMHVLSTALFNRPAFTGVSCHGIVLGSDGYKMSKSLRNYPDVSEVLDRDGSDAMRWFLMSSAVLRGGNLIVTEEGIRSGVREFLLPLWNSWYFFATYANASTGSAATGGGYEASWRTDSTDVLDRYILARLGDLVREVRADLEGLDSTTASARLRDFAEILTNWYIRRSRDRFWVGVTDDPKSREAFDTLYTVLETLCRVAAPLVPLISERVWQGLTGGRSVHLQDWPDAKQFPAADEIRDAMDAVRELSSVGNALRKKEKLRVRLPLARLTVVSPLAADLGQFEDILREELNVKTVELVPLTDEAAGEYGISHRLSVNARAAGPRLGKDVQKAIQAARSGDWSETDGVVTAGGIALEPAEYDLVLETTGRPEGEALAIVPSGGFVLLDTDTTPELEAEGIARDAIRVVQEARKNAGLDVSDRIVLALNAAPAEAAALETHAYLIAAETLAVAFAVQPTDDLDRLVDEVTSPGGGVHRSGAKALGAGKAPLLVTIDTNLEKVGA; this is encoded by the coding sequence ATGACCTACCCGCGCTCCTCCTTCGGCCCCGCCGCCGACCAGGCCGCCACTGTGGCGCCGAGCCCCCGCTTCCCGCAGATCGAGGAGGAGGTGCTCGACTTCTGGAAGACCGACGACACCTTCCGCGCCTCCATCGAGCAGCGCGAGGGCGCCCCCGAGTGGGTGTTCTACGACGGTCCTCCGTTCGCGAACGGTCTGCCGCACTACGGCCACCTCCTTACGGGCTACGCGAAGGACGTGTTCCCGCGCTTCCAGACCATGATCGGGCACAAGGTGGACCGGGTGTTCGGCTGGGACACGCACGGGCTCCCTGCCGAACTCGAGGCGATGAAGCAGCTCGGGATCACCGAGAAGAGCGAGATCGAAGAGATGGGGATCGACGTCTTCAACGAGAAGGCGCGTTCCTCGGTCCTGAAGTACACGCGGGAGTGGGAGGACTACGTCACCCGCCAGGCGCGGTGGGTGGACTTCGAGCGCGGCTACAAAACGCTCGACCTCGGATACATGGAGAGCGTGCTCTGGGCGTTCAAGACCCTGTACGACAAGGGGCTCGCCTACGAGGGCTACCGAGTACTCCCGTACTGCTGGCGCGATGAGACGCCGCTGTCCGCGCATGAGCTGCGCATGGACGACGACGTGTACCAGATGCGTCAGGATCCGTCGGTGACCGTCACCTTCCCGCTGACCGGCGCGAAGGCGGAAGCGCTCGGACTCACGGGCGTGCGTGCCCTCGCCTGGACCACCACACCCTGGACGCTGCCGACGAACCTCGCGCTCGCTGTGGGCCCGGACATCGAGTACGTCGTGCTGCCCGCCGGTCCCGCCGGCGCCTCGGACGTGCATCAGGGCCGCGCCCTGCCGTCGGCCGACCAGCTCGCCGTCGAGGCCTCCGCGCACCGATACCTTCTCGCCAAGGACCTCCTCGGGGGCTACGCCAAGGACCTCGGCTACGAGAGCGCGGAGGATGCGCTCGCCGCGGTCGACGCGACGCTGCGCGGCTCCGACCTGGCCGACGTCACCTACGACCGCCTCTTCGACTACTACGCGGACGAGGAGACCTACGGGACGGCGAACGCGTGGCGCATCCTCGTCGACGACTACGTCACCACGACCGACGGCACCGGTATCGTCCACCAGGCACCGGCCTACGGCGAGGACGACCAGCGCGTCGCGGGGGCGGCGGGCATCCCGACGATCCTGTCCCTCGACGACGGCGGACGCTTCCTCCCGAACGTGACCGACGTCGCGGGCGAACTGTGGATGGACGCGAACACCCCGCTCGTGCGGATCATCCGCGACAACGGCCGCCTGGTCCGGCTGCACAGCTACGAGCACTCGTACCCGCACTGCTGGCGCTGCCGGAATCCCCTGATCTACAAGGCCGTGTCGAGCTGGTTCATCCGGGTCACCGACATCAAGGACGACCTCCTCGCCAACAACGAGCAGATCACCTGGGTGCCGGAGAACGTGAAGGAGGGGCAGTTCGGCAAGTGGCTCGAGGGTGCACGCGACTGGTCGATCAGCCGCAACCGGTACTGGGGCTCGCCCATCCCGATCTGGAAGAGCGACGACCCGGAGTACCCGCGGGTCGACGCCTACGGTTCCTTGGAAGAGCTGGAGCGCGACTTCGGCACGCTCCCGCGCAACCCCGAGGGTGAGGTCGATCTCCACCGTCCCTACATCGATCACCTGACCCGGCCGAATCCGGACGACCCGACGGGAAAGAGCACGATGCGGCGGATCGGCGACGTCTTCGACGTGTGGTTCGACTCCGGGTCGATGCCGTACGCCCAGGTGCACTATCCCTTCGAGAACCAGGAGTGGTTCGACTCGCACTCCCCGGCGGACTTCATCGTGGAGTACATCGGTCAGACCCGCGGCTGGTTCTACGTCATGCACGTGCTCTCGACGGCGCTGTTCAACCGCCCGGCGTTCACCGGCGTCAGCTGCCACGGCATCGTGCTCGGCAGCGACGGCTACAAGATGTCGAAGTCGCTGCGGAATTACCCCGACGTGTCGGAGGTGCTGGACCGCGACGGGTCCGACGCGATGCGCTGGTTCCTCATGTCGAGCGCGGTGCTCCGCGGCGGCAACCTCATCGTCACCGAGGAGGGCATCCGCTCGGGCGTCCGGGAGTTCCTGCTGCCGCTGTGGAACTCGTGGTACTTCTTCGCGACGTATGCCAATGCTTCGACCGGCTCAGCGGCCACGGGGGGCGGGTACGAAGCGTCGTGGCGCACCGACTCGACCGACGTCCTGGACCGCTACATCCTCGCGCGCCTGGGCGACCTCGTCCGGGAGGTGCGCGCCGACCTGGAGGGTCTCGACTCGACGACCGCGTCCGCACGACTTCGCGACTTCGCCGAGATTCTGACGAACTGGTACATCCGCCGTTCGCGCGACCGGTTCTGGGTGGGCGTGACGGACGACCCGAAGAGCCGCGAGGCCTTCGACACGCTCTACACCGTGCTGGAGACGCTGTGCCGTGTGGCCGCGCCGCTCGTCCCGCTCATCAGCGAGCGCGTGTGGCAGGGCCTCACCGGCGGGCGCAGCGTGCACCTGCAGGACTGGCCAGACGCGAAGCAGTTCCCCGCGGCCGACGAGATCCGCGATGCCATGGATGCCGTCCGGGAGCTGTCCAGCGTCGGCAACGCGCTGCGCAAGAAGGAGAAGCTCCGCGTGCGCCTGCCGCTCGCGCGACTCACGGTCGTGTCGCCGCTCGCAGCCGACCTGGGTCAGTTCGAGGACATCCTCCGCGAGGAGCTCAACGTCAAGACCGTGGAACTCGTCCCGCTGACCGACGAGGCGGCGGGGGAGTACGGCATCAGCCACCGTCTGAGCGTCAACGCCCGGGCCGCGGGGCCGCGCCTCGGCAAGGACGTGCAGAAGGCCATCCAGGCGGCGCGTTCCGGCGACTGGTCCGAGACCGACGGCGTCGTGACCGCCGGTGGCATCGCACTGGAACCCGCGGAGTACGACCTGGTCCTGGAGACCACCGGTCGTCCCGAGGGCGAGGCACTGGCGATCGTGCCGTCGGGCGGGTTCGTCCTGCTCGACACCGACACGACGCCGGAACTGGAGGCGGAGGGCATCGCCCGCGACGCCATCCGCGTCGTACAGGAGGCGCGTAAGAACGCCGGTCTCGACGTCAGCGACAGGATCGTGCTGGCCCTGAACGCAGCCCCGGCGGAGGCGGCGGCGCTGGAGACCCACGCCTACCTCATCGCCGCCGAGACGCTCGCCGTCGCGTTCGCCGTGCAGCCGACGGACGACCTCGACCGGCTCGTCGACGAGGTCACGAGCCCTGGGGGCGGCGTGCACCGGAGCGGGGCGAAGGCCCTCGGGGCCGGGAAGGCGCCGCTCCTCGTCACGATCGACACGAACCTGGAGAAGGTGGGCGCATGA
- a CDS encoding pentapeptide repeat-containing protein yields MPKPPTAPRISAPDLPPVLEPREAARRADLVAAALDLAGTVDLAYATLEQCAVQADADSIDLTGGTLLDVDFPDPRIASLRMRNASVRRLRVTAGRIGTLDLSDARVAELELRDVRIDYLNLGAARADDVDIVGCDIRTIDLPQAELTRVRFRTTRSDEVDPRGLRAKDLDLRGLDALSYLDVQSLRGATLSSMQVQQLAPVMATGLGIIVTD; encoded by the coding sequence ATGCCGAAGCCCCCGACCGCGCCCCGAATCTCCGCGCCCGATCTGCCGCCCGTGCTGGAGCCGCGCGAAGCCGCCCGCCGCGCCGACCTCGTCGCCGCCGCGCTGGACCTCGCGGGTACCGTCGACCTCGCGTACGCCACGCTCGAGCAGTGCGCGGTGCAGGCGGACGCGGACAGCATCGACCTCACCGGGGGCACCCTGCTGGACGTCGACTTTCCCGACCCGCGCATCGCCTCACTCCGGATGCGGAACGCGAGCGTCCGCCGGCTCCGGGTCACCGCAGGGCGCATCGGTACCCTCGACCTCAGCGACGCCCGCGTGGCGGAGCTCGAGCTGCGCGACGTGCGCATCGACTACCTGAACCTGGGGGCCGCCCGCGCTGACGACGTCGACATCGTCGGCTGTGACATCCGCACGATCGACCTCCCGCAGGCCGAGCTGACGCGCGTCCGGTTCCGGACCACGCGCAGCGACGAGGTCGACCCCCGGGGCTTGCGTGCGAAGGACCTCGATCTGCGGGGCCTCGACGCGCTCTCCTACCTCGACGTCCAGAGCCTCCGCGGAGCGACCCTCTCGTCGATGCAGGTGCAGCAGCTCGCGCCGGTGATGGCGACGGGTCTGGGGATCATCGTCACGGATTGA
- a CDS encoding ATP-binding cassette domain-containing protein, with amino-acid sequence MSATLEVEGLRIAFAGTPVVEGVSFTAEAGECVAIVGESGAGKTLSARALLGLTPTAAEVDVDRLRIDGVDAAALTERGWRRIRGTGIGLVSQDALVSLDPLRRIADEIAEPLRLHALARGRSAIRTRVRELLGRVWMPDPDRRARQRPHELSGGLRQRALIASALAGDPAVLVADEPTTALDATVQARILALLREIVDRGTAVVFISHDFAAVRRVADRVVVMKEGRIVESGPVGEVLADPQHPYTRQLIAATMHEPRAERPGSTAVMLVVDGVSKAFRGAPAVVGASFTVAAGRTLGIVGESGSGKTTLARMMVGVESPDAGVLRWNGTPRVQLVHQNPLGAFDPRWTVGRSLEEALEAGGVPRGERRARVAALLAEVGLDGALAERRPSALSGGQRQRAAVARALAADPEVLVLDEPVSALDPSVRERVLRLLARVQEERRLTMVFVSHDLDVVGAVADDVVVMQDGRIVEQGRTADVFAAPQHPFTRELLAASGPVNP; translated from the coding sequence ATGAGCGCGACACTGGAGGTGGAAGGGCTGCGCATCGCCTTCGCGGGGACACCGGTGGTGGAGGGCGTCTCGTTCACGGCGGAGGCCGGCGAGTGCGTGGCGATCGTGGGCGAGTCAGGCGCCGGTAAGACGCTCTCTGCTCGTGCGCTGCTCGGCCTCACGCCGACGGCGGCCGAGGTCGACGTCGACCGGCTCCGCATCGACGGCGTGGACGCCGCTGCGTTGACCGAGCGCGGCTGGCGTCGCATCCGCGGGACCGGGATCGGCCTCGTCTCGCAGGACGCCCTCGTGTCGCTGGACCCGCTGCGCCGGATCGCGGACGAGATCGCGGAGCCGCTGCGGCTGCACGCCCTCGCACGGGGGCGGTCGGCCATCCGGACCCGGGTGCGCGAGCTCCTGGGACGGGTGTGGATGCCGGACCCGGACCGCCGCGCGCGGCAGCGCCCACACGAGCTCTCCGGCGGTCTTCGGCAGCGCGCGCTCATCGCCTCCGCGCTGGCCGGGGACCCTGCGGTCCTCGTGGCGGATGAGCCGACGACGGCCCTCGATGCGACCGTGCAGGCGCGGATCCTCGCGCTCCTCCGGGAGATCGTCGACCGCGGTACGGCCGTGGTCTTCATCAGTCACGATTTCGCGGCCGTGCGGCGGGTGGCGGACCGGGTGGTCGTGATGAAGGAAGGCCGGATCGTGGAGTCCGGACCGGTCGGGGAGGTGCTGGCTGACCCGCAGCACCCGTACACCCGGCAGCTCATCGCCGCGACCATGCACGAGCCGCGGGCGGAGCGCCCCGGGTCGACCGCGGTCATGCTCGTGGTGGACGGCGTGTCCAAGGCGTTCCGTGGGGCGCCGGCCGTCGTCGGTGCGTCGTTCACGGTGGCTGCGGGACGGACGCTGGGCATCGTCGGCGAGTCCGGATCGGGCAAGACGACTCTCGCCCGGATGATGGTCGGGGTCGAATCACCAGATGCGGGAGTGCTGCGGTGGAACGGGACGCCGAGGGTGCAGCTCGTGCACCAGAATCCGCTCGGGGCGTTCGACCCCCGGTGGACGGTCGGCCGTTCTCTGGAGGAGGCGCTGGAAGCGGGCGGCGTGCCCCGGGGCGAGCGACGCGCGCGCGTGGCGGCGCTGCTCGCGGAGGTCGGGCTCGACGGGGCGCTGGCGGAGCGTCGACCCTCGGCGCTGTCGGGCGGTCAGCGGCAGCGGGCCGCCGTGGCGCGTGCCCTCGCGGCGGACCCCGAGGTGCTGGTACTCGACGAACCGGTCTCGGCCCTCGACCCGTCGGTCCGGGAGCGGGTGCTCCGGCTTCTCGCACGAGTGCAGGAGGAACGCCGGCTGACGATGGTGTTCGTCTCCCATGACCTCGACGTCGTGGGGGCGGTGGCGGATGACGTCGTGGTGATGCAGGACGGCAGGATCGTGGAGCAGGGACGGACGGCGGACGTGTTCGCCGCCCCGCAGCATCCGTTCACGCGGGAGTTGCTCGCGGCGAGCGGGCCCGTCAATCCGTGA
- a CDS encoding endonuclease domain-containing protein has product MDGTRRTRLLRAMREVDGIARVERLRERGVSRYDLETAVVERIIRRVRVGWVALPDADPLRVTAAQHGVRLTCVTQARRLGIWVHDESPRLHLAASPGSRGGKPRGVRVHWARPLVPRHPDNLEDPIENVLSLVSTCEPYERALATWESALNKGLVDRERLLRLPWGPHGRRLLADAMPFADAGLETYLRVRLRWLRVPLHFQTWIAGHRVDALIGERLVLQIDGGTHVGPQRDQDNRHDAELKLRGFHVIRLGYHQVMDEWPVVQDLIMRAVAQGLHRARTA; this is encoded by the coding sequence ATGGACGGAACGAGGCGGACGCGGCTGCTGCGGGCGATGCGCGAGGTCGACGGGATCGCACGGGTCGAGCGGCTCCGAGAACGCGGGGTCAGCCGGTACGACCTCGAGACGGCGGTCGTGGAGCGGATCATCCGCCGGGTGCGGGTCGGGTGGGTGGCGCTGCCCGACGCCGATCCGCTTCGGGTGACCGCGGCACAGCACGGCGTTCGCCTCACGTGCGTGACGCAGGCGCGGCGGCTGGGGATCTGGGTACACGACGAGTCACCGCGCCTTCACCTCGCCGCCAGCCCGGGGAGCCGGGGCGGGAAGCCACGGGGGGTCCGCGTGCACTGGGCTCGGCCCCTCGTCCCGAGACACCCCGATAATCTGGAGGACCCGATCGAGAACGTGCTGAGCCTGGTGTCCACGTGCGAACCGTACGAGCGGGCGCTCGCGACCTGGGAGTCGGCGTTGAACAAGGGGCTCGTCGATCGAGAGAGGCTGCTCCGACTCCCGTGGGGACCGCACGGGCGGAGGCTCCTGGCCGACGCCATGCCGTTCGCGGACGCGGGGCTCGAGACGTACTTGCGCGTGCGACTGCGCTGGCTCCGCGTCCCGCTGCACTTCCAGACGTGGATCGCCGGCCATCGGGTGGATGCGCTGATCGGCGAACGGCTCGTGCTGCAGATCGACGGCGGCACCCATGTCGGACCGCAGCGTGACCAGGACAACCGTCACGATGCGGAGCTGAAGCTGCGTGGTTTCCATGTCATCCGCCTCGGCTATCACCAGGTGATGGACGAGTGGCCCGTGGTGCAGGACCTCATCATGCGCGCCGTCGCCCAGGGATTGCATCGTGCCCGGACCGCGTGA